The following proteins are encoded in a genomic region of Arcobacter suis CECT 7833:
- a CDS encoding flavodoxin: protein MSTAIFFASTTGNSDEVASKISSALGKIEVFNLANTKVERINEYDKIILGGSTWGDGELNDDWEDAWGDFCKLNLSKKTVALFGLGDQESYSDEFCSALGEIYKQVVSLGATVVGFTSTNGYHHDSSKAQIDNKFVGLVIDEDNQSELTDKRIEDWVKDIKEDIL, encoded by the coding sequence ATGTCAACAGCAATATTTTTTGCAAGTACTACAGGAAATTCAGATGAAGTGGCAAGTAAAATCTCATCTGCATTAGGTAAAATAGAAGTATTTAATTTAGCAAATACAAAAGTTGAGAGAATCAATGAATATGATAAAATAATTTTAGGTGGTTCAACATGGGGAGATGGTGAATTAAATGATGACTGGGAAGATGCTTGGGGAGATTTTTGTAAATTAAATTTATCAAAAAAAACTGTTGCACTTTTTGGTTTAGGAGATCAAGAAAGTTATAGTGATGAATTTTGTAGTGCTTTAGGTGAAATATACAAACAAGTTGTTAGTTTAGGAGCAACAGTTGTAGGATTTACTTCAACAAACGGTTATCATCATGATAGTTCAAAGGCACAAATTGATAATAAATTTGTTGGATTAGTTATTGATGAAGACAATCAAAGTGAATTAACAGATAAAAGAATTGAAGATTGGGTAAAAGATATAAAAGAAGATATTTTATAA
- a CDS encoding Fur family transcriptional regulator, whose translation MLSENNNEEIIDELKKIVKQKGLKYTEQREIVLSILLHAKEHLTAEEVYNEIKKRYPNSNIGIATVYRALSFLEEVDLITSITFGTDGKKYESNSKSHHDHLICTNCGKIIEFMDDEIEKRQDKIAKKNKFKIVSHSMQLYGTCETCQE comes from the coding sequence ATGTTAAGCGAAAATAATAACGAAGAAATTATTGATGAATTAAAAAAAATTGTTAAACAAAAGGGATTAAAGTATACAGAACAAAGAGAAATAGTTCTTAGTATTTTGTTACATGCAAAAGAACATTTAACTGCAGAAGAAGTATATAATGAAATTAAAAAGAGATATCCTAATTCAAATATCGGAATAGCTACTGTTTATAGAGCTCTTAGTTTTTTAGAAGAAGTAGATTTAATTACTTCTATTACTTTTGGTACGGATGGAAAAAAATATGAAAGTAATTCAAAATCTCATCATGATCATTTAATTTGTACTAATTGTGGAAAAATTATCGAATTTATGGATGATGAAATAGAAAAAAGACAAGATAAAATTGCTAAAAAGAATAAATTTAAAATTGTAAGTCATTCTATGCAGTTGTATGGGACTTGTGAAACTTGTCAAGAATAA
- a CDS encoding FeoA family protein: MTLNQLKINESAMITAINCDEILKNRLYSFGISKGIKISIVQFTLTKSTIEIKVDQSKIALRLNEASKIEVIRG; the protein is encoded by the coding sequence ATGACATTAAATCAATTAAAAATCAATGAAAGCGCAATGATAACAGCTATTAATTGTGATGAAATATTAAAAAACAGACTCTACTCTTTTGGAATCAGCAAAGGTATAAAGATAAGTATTGTTCAGTTTACACTGACAAAAAGCACAATTGAAATAAAAGTTGATCAATCTAAAATAGCTTTGAGATTAAATGAAGCTTCAAAAATAGAAGTTATACGTGGTTAA